The following are encoded together in the Glycine max cultivar Williams 82 chromosome 8, Glycine_max_v4.0, whole genome shotgun sequence genome:
- the LOC100786585 gene encoding Chaperonin-like RbcX protein 2, chloroplastic-like, whose product MVGALSVVGSSVMDSHTGPCLCVDALPTTTSVNLKSGGDVVLCKNLMGRKHNLVKHGGGGGTTMKLSSSFVDPGREWRLFVSKSCKRQRKDRRVTIVNELGGQYEDTFEDVKTQMLNYFTYKAVRTVLHQLYEMNPPKYTWFYNFVASNKPADGKRFIRSLGKEQQELAERVMVTRLHLYGKWVKKCNHAEIYQEISDENLELMRERLMETVIWPTDDTNTEKIG is encoded by the exons ATGGTGGGTGCTCTATCTGTTGTGGGATCATCAGTAATGGACTCTCACACTGGCCCTTGTTTGTGTGTGGATGCTCTCCCAACAACAACTAGTGTCAATCTCAAGAGTGGTGGAGATGTTGTTTTGTGCAAGAATTTGATGGGAAGGAAGCATAATTTGGTGAagcatggtggtggtggtggaactACAATGAAGTTGAGCAGTTCATTTGTTGATCCTGGAAGAGAGTGGAGGCTCTTTGTTAGCAAAAGTTGCAAGAGGCAGCGCAAGGATAGGAGAGTGACCATTGTCAATGAGCTTGGAGGACAATATGAAGACACTTTTGAAGATGTTAAAACG CAAATGCTCAACTATTTCACATACAAGGCTGTGAGGACTGTTCTTCATCAGTTGTATGAGATGAATCCACCTAAATACACGTGGTTCTATAA TTTTGTTGCATCAAACAAACCAGCAGATGGGAAACGTTTTATTCGATCCCTTGGGAAG GAGCAACAAGAGCTTGCTGAAAGAGTGATGGTAACTCGACTTCACCTTTATGGTAAATGGGTCAAG AAATGTAACCATGCTGAGATATATCAAGAAATCTCTGATGAAAACTTGGAGTTAATGAGGGAACGGCTCATGGAGACAGTAATATGGCCCACAGATGACACAAACACAGAAAAGATTGGTTGA
- the LOC100786072 gene encoding heterogeneous nuclear ribonucleoprotein F translates to MFYRGKFADGGDGREMAAKRQRTVDPGSSFYGASTGSNFMYNPSPYGYVSQPPPPPFPVVRLRGLPFDCTETDVAEFFHGLDIVDVLFVHKGGKFTGEGFCVLGYPLQVDFALQRNRQNMGRRYVEVFRSKRQEYYKAIANEVSDARGGSPRRSASRAKSYDEGKDSAEHTGVLRLRGLPFSASKDDIMEFFKDFGLPEDSIHIIMNSEGRPSGEAYAEFASAEDSKAAMVKDRMTLGSRYIELFPSSPGEMEEAISRGR, encoded by the exons ATGTTCTACCGAGG TAAATTTGCTGATGGTGGTGATGGGCGTGAAATGGCTGCAAAACGCCAGCGCACTGTTGATCCAGGATCTTCATTCTATGGTGCTTCCACTGGTTCCAATTTTATGTACAACCCATCTCCTTATGGATATGTCAGCCAACCTCCTCCTCCACCTTTTCCTGTTGTTCGGCTGCGTGGCCTTCCCTTTGATTGTACTGAAACTGATGTGGCTGAGTTCTTCCATGGTCTAGACATAGTCGATGTCCTTTTTGTTCACAAAGGTGGCAAGTTCACTGGGGAAGGCTTCTGTGTTCTGGGGTATCCTCTTCAAGTTGACTTTGCTCTTCAAAGAAACAGACAGAACATGGGTAGAAGATATGTTGAAGTTTTCAGAAGTAAGAGGCAGGAATACTACAAGGCAATCGCAAATGAGGTTTCAGATGCCCGAGGTGGTTCACCTCGTCGAAGTGCTTCCCGGGCCAAATCATATGATGAAGGAAAAGATTCAGCTGAGCACACTGGGGTGTTGCGACTAAGGGGATTGCCATTTTCTGCAAGTAAGGATGACATAATGGAATTCTTCAAGGATTTTGGGCTGCCAGAGGATTCTATTCATATTATAATGAATTCAGAGGGAAGACCTTCTGGGGAGGCTTATGCAGAATTTGCAAGTGCTGAAGATTCAAAAGCAGCAATGGTAAAGGACAGGATGACACTTGGCAGTCGCTACATAGAGTTATTTCCTTCATCACCCGGTGAGATGGAAGAAGCAATTTCAAGAGGACGATGA